The sequence below is a genomic window from Candidatus Omnitrophota bacterium.
CTGCTTCACATACTGGTCAAATATAACTTCAAAATCTTTTTTCCTCAAACCGCAGCCGCTATCCTTCACGGAGACCCTCGCCATTTGTTTTCCGCCTTCGGAAAACCCCGATGCGCTCAAGACGACGCCGCCTTCCGCCGTCGACTTCAAAGCGTTCCCCAGCAGATTTAAAACAACTTCAATGATTTTATCATAGTCGTAAATAAAATCGCCAAGGTCGCCGGAAAAATCCGTTTTGAGATAAATGCCCTTCGCGGCATACGCGCTCTTGTAAGAGGCCTCCGCATCCTCCAGCGCTTTGTATAAACTGTTTTTACTGAAATTGAATTTTATACGTCCGGCTTCGAGCTGGCTGAATTCCAGGACATCGCTTATCAGACGGTGCAGCCGGTTTGCGTTCCTGGCCGCTATGCGCATAAGTTGTTTCTGCTCGGCCGTCAGCTCAACGCCGGCGCTTATCAGGTTCAGGCTCTCTTTTATAGCGGCCAGCGGCGTCCTCATCTCGTGGGACACCATAGCCGAAAATCTGGATTTTACCTCAAGCGCGTAGCGGAGTTTTTTCTCTTTGTCTTTAAGCGCGTCAAGCGCCTTTCGCCTCTCGGTGATATCTTTGACCACAGCCTGTAAAAATATTCTCTCTCCCACAATGGCCCTGGTCAGCGAAACGGTGGCGTAAAAATCGGGGCCGTTCAGTTTTTTATGTGTCCACTCAAAAAAGTTGTAACCTTCTTTCAGCGCCTTATTGATCATCTTCTTGGCTTTATCCATAGACAGCTGCCCGTCAGGCTGATACTCCGGCGAATATTCCCACGGGGCATACGAGATGAACATCTTCTCGTCTTCCACGCCGAATAACTTTATGGCCGACGGATTGCCGGAAGTAAACTTCCATGACGGCGATTCAAGAGTCATGATCGCTTCCCCGGAAACTTCAAATAAAAGCCGGTGCATTTCCGCGCTCTCCCGCAGCTCATTAAATTTTTCGTTGAGCCCGTGAGACAGCAGATTGAATGTTTCAGCCAGCTGCTGAACGGCATCGCCCGAATATTTTTTGTAGACCGGGCAGGTCCGGCAATACTCTATTTTCTGAGAGTAATCCTTCCCTATGACAGGCTCGCACAGCGTTCCGCTCACGCACCAGCAGGGCAGATGATTCTCCGCGTAGGCGGGACAATCCTTCTTATCGCAGTTTTTCAATTCAGCGCAGGGCACGGGGGGCGTTTTTATCTGCCCTGAAAAATCGCCCATCATTATGTCTTCGCTGATGCGGTGCATGGTTTCAACGGGCCGGACTATTCCACCGGCCAGAAGAAAACTCAGATAAGACGCCAGGAGCACTGTAGAAATGCCTATCCACAGAATAGCGCCTATCGTGCTGTCGCTCAGTTCATGGATATGTTTATCGGATAAACCCACTCTCACATAACCCAGAGTATCGCCGTTCAGCTTTACGGGCACGGCAATATCATATATACGCCCCAGCCCTGTGTCCAGAATCCGTATGGCGCTGTCCTGATGCGCTTCAACGGCGTGGGCGTCTTTCAGCGCCAGGGGAAAACCGCCGGAAAAGCTGTGAGCTATCACATCAAAAGAATCATCCATCATGAAAATATATTCAAAGTTCTCATCCCGTTCCTTTTCCTCATTTATCCGGCGATGGATTTCGCCATAGTCGTCTGTTAAGATGTCGTCCAGGGAGCGCTCCGCAAGGCGCTGCGCCGTCAGAACGCCCATCCCTTTGCTCGCCTCAATCAGCGCCGGCGGCAGCAAATTCTTTACCGCCGCGATTATAGAAATACAGGCGACGATCACCAGCAAGGTTATGGCCGCGAAAATCTTGGACTGAAGGCTTATTTTCCTGAAATTAAAAGCATTCAATCTCATTTTACGGCCTCCGCTATTTTCCGCGCGAAGGCATAATCCGCATCTGAGGCCGGAACAAATCCGCTGAGTTTAAGCTCACGCAGCGCCGCTCGCCCGTCACCGTCACGATGCATATTAAGCAGAGAGGCCTTAACGGTATCGTGCATCTGGGGCGTCATGCTTTTGCCGGCCAGGATGATCGGCGGAGCGAAAAAAAGAGGGGATTCCCCTATGATCCTTACTTTGTTTTTCAGAGGGGAATCCTCCAGCGCGCGGGATGAAACGCAGGCCCCGTCCACGTCATCATCCGCGACAAGGAGGATTGAATGGTTGTAATTTCCGCTCCATAAAACGCGCGAAAAAAAATTCTTCTTGTCAAAGCCGGCGAGCTTTATAAGATATGCTGGCCAGTGATGCCCCTCCAGAGAATCCTTGTCGGAAAAAGCAAAAGATTTCCCCCTGAGTTCTCCGAATTCCCGGATGGGGCTGTCCGAAGGAACAATAACAAGCGCCCTGTAATGAGGGCTGCCTGCCCTGGCCTCAGCCGCCAGTATCCGCACGCTGGAGCCTTTCCCCAGTTTAAGATAGTCGCCGACCCTTATTCTTGCCAGAGCTATCCCGCCATTTTCCAAAAGGTCTATGAGTTCAGCGCCGGTACGCCGCTGGACAAATTCGAACTTCTCGCCGGCCCTTCCTGAAAGATAAGAAATCAGGGCTTTATAGCGGGAATACGTTTCAGAATACAAAAAATTGCTTGACAGGCCGAACTTGAGTGACGAATCCGCTTTTTCCCCTTCGGAAACATCCTCAACAAGGGAAAGGTCTATTTTTACGGGAATCTCTTTTTCAGGGGCGCAGCCCGAACAAAAAAGAATGCCCGCGGCGGCGATAGAAAATATTCCCCTCATCTCAGCCCCCCTTCACCTTTTGTCCCATTCTCCGGCGGGAATAGCCCGGTGTTGATCTCATCCAGCGGCTTGCCTGAAAAAATATCATTGAAAATCCTATCACATCGCGAAGCGGTTTTCAATATCAGCTGCGGATTGGAAGGAATGATCTCGAGATCAGCCAGCGACGGCATGCCGGCCGGGACAGCAATGTCTTTTCTGAGCGACACGATCCCCATTTCCTTACACATAAAACCCTGGGTTTTAGCGGAAAGCGCCCAGTCAATGAATTTTTCGGCGGCCGCGGCATTGGGACTGCCGCTTATTACAGCTATGGGACTCGGCACGGACAGCACCCCGTCGGCGGGGTAAATGTAGTCAATGGGAAGAGACGGGTTGTCTTTAAGTAATTTTCTCACGGTGAAATCAATGCTTATTCCCATGTGCAGTTCGCCTTCGGCTATCATCTTCGTCATGCCGGTGTTGTCATGGACGATCCGGCATTTATTTCTGTAAAGTTTCACAAAATAAGGCCACCCGAAATCTTTGTCAAGGAGCAGCGCGCCTACCGCATACCTGACAGTCCCGGCACGCGAGGGGTCGGCTATGGCTATTTTCCCTTTAAAATCCTCATCCAGCAGGTCTTTATATCCAATCGGCCGCTTTTTTACCAGTTCGCTGTTATAGACGACAACCATGTTGAGCAGACGGCTGCCCGTGTAATAACCGCCGCTATCCTTAAAAATGGCGGGGATTCTGGCCGACTGGGGCGAGACATATTTGCGCAAAAAGCCCTTCTCTTTCAACTCTTCGGCGGAGACGAAATCAGCCAGCCACAC
It includes:
- a CDS encoding extracellular solute-binding protein, with the protein product MSKLKLLLAIVLFAGGALGIVCRKRNKGGRMLNVYTSVPLEIAETLVRRFEKDHPKIKIAMRRAGSREIVEEVSKEFESGVPRADVVWLADFVSAEELKEKGFLRKYVSPQSARIPAIFKDSGGYYTGSRLLNMVVVYNSELVKKRPIGYKDLLDEDFKGKIAIADPSRAGTVRYAVGALLLDKDFGWPYFVKLYRNKCRIVHDNTGMTKMIAEGELHMGISIDFTVRKLLKDNPSLPIDYIYPADGVLSVPSPIAVISGSPNAAAAEKFIDWALSAKTQGFMCKEMGIVSLRKDIAVPAGMPSLADLEIIPSNPQLILKTASRCDRIFNDIFSGKPLDEINTGLFPPENGTKGEGGLR
- a CDS encoding PhnD/SsuA/transferrin family substrate-binding protein, encoding MRGIFSIAAAGILFCSGCAPEKEIPVKIDLSLVEDVSEGEKADSSLKFGLSSNFLYSETYSRYKALISYLSGRAGEKFEFVQRRTGAELIDLLENGGIALARIRVGDYLKLGKGSSVRILAAEARAGSPHYRALVIVPSDSPIREFGELRGKSFAFSDKDSLEGHHWPAYLIKLAGFDKKNFFSRVLWSGNYNHSILLVADDDVDGACVSSRALEDSPLKNKVRIIGESPLFFAPPIILAGKSMTPQMHDTVKASLLNMHRDGDGRAALRELKLSGFVPASDADYAFARKIAEAVK
- a CDS encoding PAS domain S-box protein → MRLNAFNFRKISLQSKIFAAITLLVIVACISIIAAVKNLLPPALIEASKGMGVLTAQRLAERSLDDILTDDYGEIHRRINEEKERDENFEYIFMMDDSFDVIAHSFSGGFPLALKDAHAVEAHQDSAIRILDTGLGRIYDIAVPVKLNGDTLGYVRVGLSDKHIHELSDSTIGAILWIGISTVLLASYLSFLLAGGIVRPVETMHRISEDIMMGDFSGQIKTPPVPCAELKNCDKKDCPAYAENHLPCWCVSGTLCEPVIGKDYSQKIEYCRTCPVYKKYSGDAVQQLAETFNLLSHGLNEKFNELRESAEMHRLLFEVSGEAIMTLESPSWKFTSGNPSAIKLFGVEDEKMFISYAPWEYSPEYQPDGQLSMDKAKKMINKALKEGYNFFEWTHKKLNGPDFYATVSLTRAIVGERIFLQAVVKDITERRKALDALKDKEKKLRYALEVKSRFSAMVSHEMRTPLAAIKESLNLISAGVELTAEQKQLMRIAARNANRLHRLISDVLEFSQLEAGRIKFNFSKNSLYKALEDAEASYKSAYAAKGIYLKTDFSGDLGDFIYDYDKIIEVVLNLLGNALKSTAEGGVVLSASGFSEGGKQMARVSVKDSGCGLRKKDFEVIFDQYVKQPGGSYNKPGGTGLGLSISKEIVLAHGGWIWAESAGQGKGTEIIFTLPKSGPVG